A part of Tigriopus californicus strain San Diego chromosome 10, Tcal_SD_v2.1, whole genome shotgun sequence genomic DNA contains:
- the LOC131887665 gene encoding zinc finger protein 37-like produces MEEESHESLDFDSKPSMIAGPSIPWFLGPLMNLTHSTHPRLHGSCSFPGPITRHSNDTSSSPINHPLHHFPPFLNLSAATHLSLQSYLAHRLLFDSKCGHPHLDSELSSSVDAAAEDADADGVVNPVVSDTNPTITSLSHGSLLETPLDLCTRSNNKKRSKSIWSPAQSCELEHDSKDNNNVLVLPLKSSLDGHSRKFPFLDCSTSPAQSDAHVSSTPPTGPTKDFLLPSHSSPVEDSIIKATKDKRNFKCGQCGKSFKRSSTLSTHLLIHSDTRPFPCQYCGKRFHQKSDMKKHTYIHTGEKPHQCVVCRKSFSQSSNLITHMRKHSGYKPFACQSCEKRFQRKVDLRRHREAQHPTERHQWIIMTDSENLTTQAATTTRAPTSASPLAMPTITSTSSSSITALLSSAKTRSSTSSSSQR; encoded by the exons ATGGAAG AAGAATCGCACGAGTCTCTGGACTTTGACAGTAAGCCCAGCATGATAGCGGGACCCTCCATTCCATGGTTCTTGGGTCCACTGATGAACCTGACCCATTCCACGCATCCTCGGCTTCACGGGTCATGCAGTTTTCCTGGCCCAATCACTCGTCACTCCAATGACACATCCTCATCGCCCATAAACCACCCCTTACACCATTTCCCGCCATTCTTGAACCTCTCGGCAGCCACTCATCTCTCCTTGCAATCCTATCTGGCCCATCGGTTACTATTCGATTCGAAATGCGGCCATCCACATTTGGACTCTGAGCTATCCTCGAGTGTTGATGCAGCGGCGGAGGATGCTGATGCTGACGGGGTTGTCAACCCGGTGGTTAGTGACACCAACCCCACAATCACCAGCCTTTCACACG GTAGCCTATTGGAGACTCCACTGGACTTGTGTACCCGTTCCAACAATAAGAAACGGTCCAAATCCATTTGGTCCCCGGCTCAGAGTTGCGAATTGGAACATGATTCCAAGGACAACAATAATGTGTTGGTCCTGCCTCTGAAGTCCTCGTTGGATGGACATTCGCGGAAGTTTCCGTTTCTTGATTGTTCAACCAGTCCAGCCCAATCCGACGCCCACGTGTCCAGCACTCCCCCAACGGGTCCAACCAAAGACTTTCTTCTGCCCAGTCATTCTTCCCCGGTAGAAGATTCGATCATCAAAGCCACGAAAGACAAGAGGAATTTCAAG TGTGGCCAATGTGGCAAGAGCTTCAAACGAAGCTCGACGCTTTCCACTCATCTCCTCATTCATTCAGATACGCGGCCCTTTCCTTGTCAGTATTGCGGCAAAAGGTTTCACCAAAAATCAGACATGAAAAAGCACACCTACATTCACACTG GTGAGAAGCCCCACCAGTGTGTCGTGTGCCGTAAATCGTTCAGTCAGTCGTCGAATCTCATTACACATATGAGGAAGCACAGTGGTTACAAGCCCTTCGCGTGTCAGTCGTGCGAGAAAAGGTTTCAGAGGAAAGTCGATCTCCGCCGCCATCGAGAGGCTCAACACCCCACGGAGCGACACCAATGGATAATCATGACCGACTCGGAAAACCTGACCACCCAAGCCGCCACAACAACCCGCGCACCAACGTCAGCTTCGCCACTAGCAATGCCAACGATAACATCAACATCATCGTCGTCGATTACGGCGCTTCTTTCTTCAGCCAAGACAAGGAGCAGCACATCGTCATCATCCCAACGATAA